The DNA region TAGTTACAGAGAAGGTGAGTTTGAATATATTATTAGAACGATGGACTGTTATCAGTTTTGATTCTGATcgttgaacgttttgaatttgctCAGGGCAGGCCCCATTGGGAAAAACTCCAGAGTCATTTAACTTTAACATCCACTTTATACTGTAATCTTAAATTCAGGATAATCGTTTGATTGGTGTTATTTGCAAATATAGGTCCTGAGTAAAAGCAGATCACTGTCTTTATCGGTTTTCCCTTTTATTTGAACGCGTTTGTGTTGCATCTTGATTTAAAATGGTCACATTGTGTTATTTgcaaaatatgaaaatgtgactttttataaGTACAAAATTCTCAATCATCAAAAATTTCACAGTATTTATAATGAATGTTTCTCAAGACTAACAATTGTGAAGGTCAAAAATGTGTAGTGTTTTAGACCTCATGTAACGTTATCTTGCATTagattgtatatttaaaacaatataaaCCTGTGCAAGTGTTGTTTGACAAGTCTAGATTTTTAAGGCACATTATTTTTGTGGTATAAGTGTGTTAAGCTGTCATAAATGTACTTTTTTCAATCCTTTGTTTTTCCTCATAGTTTTGGGAAAATGGATGACTATCTGAAGATAGAGAAAATTGGTGAAGGTATGTTGAATCTTTCTTTGTGTTTCTTCAGTATTTAAGATATGTAGAGCATTTGTATTTGCTGAATAGAGTTAGTCACCTGGGCTTTCCCTCAATGTGTTTGTCTCAGTTTGTTTCAAGGCAGAATATGAAAGTCCTTGGTACTTTCTTTTGTCTAATGGAAATCCATATATGTTTGTCTTCTCCATAGGTACATATGGTGTGGTATATAAGGGCAGGAATAAAACCACTGGACAGGTGGTTGCTATGAAGAAGATCCGCCTGGAGAGTGAGGAGGAGGGGGTTCCCAGCACTGCTGTCAGAGAGATCTCCCTCCTCAAGGAGCTCCAGCACCCTAACGTTGTACGGTAAGAAACCAAAAGTTTTCATGAATCTGCATAAAACAGTACCTAAACCTGTaagttttgctttttaaaattctatgttgcaaaagattgttgataaatatgaatatatagtGAAATTTCATCATGTTTTCTGCTGAGTTCAACTTTGTGCTTTATAAATCAAGTTGTCCTTAACAATAAAGTGACACctttatatacactactgttaagaagtctcgtctgctcaccaggcctggatttatttgatccaaagtacagcaaaaatggtacattttgaaatgtttttactattaaaagtaactgttttctatttgaatctattttcaaatgtaatttattcctgtgatcaaagctaaattttcagcatcatcgctccagtcttcagcgtcacatgatccttcagaagtcagaaggatgctttaaattgatcaaaagtgatgataaagacatttataatgttacagaagatttctatttcagaagaTTGTGTATttttgaactttgtattcatcagagaatcctggaATAAATtgtacttggctgttttcaacatcataataataataaatgttttttagcagcaaatcagattattagaataatttctgaataatcatgtgactggatttaggatgcttaaaatttagctttgaaatcacaggaataaattacatttcaaaatattttccaatagaaaagttatttaacaaaaaaataaaatacatatatctttcgaaatgttactgtttttgctgtactttggattaattaaatgcaggcttggtgagcaggaaaTACTTACTGGTGCTGCATTTATTCACTCAAATGTAGTAAAAACAGTCgagttgtgaaatgttattacaacttaaaataactcttttctattttactctatttttaaatgtaaatgtaacaaaCAGCTTCTTTGGAATATAATTGTTTCCAGTTTCATTACTGTTTTATGTATGGACTCagctttttttttccccctctgttccctttttttttttacagcctgcTTGATGTATTGATGCAGGAGTCAAAGTTATACCTGGTGTTTGAATTTCTGTCCATGGATCTGAAGAAGTACTTGGACTCCATCCCTTCAGGCCAATTCATGGATCCCATGCTGGTCAAGGTGCGTTAAATAGTGTATACTGTTAAACCATACAACTTTAGCTTagcttatttaattaataaatggtCTTTATTGAGCAAGagtgcattaaattgaccaaaaatgGCAGTAACGACATTTATGATGATATAAAAGTTTTGtttcaaatgtatatattttttacttttcacCAAAATAAAATCAGCAGTTTCAAGCAACAAATCAACATgcgctggaccacaaaatcagacataagggtattttttgaaagctaaataaataatctttcaaTTCATGTGTGATTTGATAGGATAAGACtgtatttgtccgagatacaactgtttgaaaatctgcaatctgttCTATATATTTACGGCatgtcttcatgaaacatgatctgtaatatcctaatgattgttggcataaaataaaaatctgtagttttgacccatacagtgtattgttggctattgctgtgctacttaagactggttttgtggtccagggtcacatgttagaAAGATTTCCAAAGCCTCATATGACACTAAAGACAGAAAtcactaataatatttcacaatattgctgttttattgACTCTCTACTGTTAGTGTACATTCAATACTATTGACTACTTCATGTTTTCATGctcaaatatatacattttactaCTTTCCCCAATGTTTTGTATCGATTAATGACTGTAGTATAGAATCTGTCCCTGGAAGTAACTGtagctgtgtgtgtctgtgtcctCTCTGTAGAGTTACCTGTATCAGATCCTTGAGGGGATTCTGTTCTGCCACTGTCGCAGAGTTCTGCATCGTGACTTAAAACCCCAGAACCTACTGATTGATAATAAAGGTGTGATTAAGCTGGCAGACTTTGGGCTGGCACGTGCCTTTGGAGTCCCGGTCAGAGTGTACACGCATGAGGTACATTAACAGCAATTTCTCCTCCTTTCTCAAAGCATTCTTTATTCAATCAAGCTGATGTGTTTATTTTTACTGTGTAATTGCACAGGTGGTCACTCTGTGGTACAGAGCTCCAGAAGTCTTGCTTGGGGCCTCACGTTATTCCACGCCCGTAGATGTCTGGAGCATTGGAACCATCTTTGCCGAACTTGCTACGAAGAAACCACTCTTCCATGGAGACTCAGAAATAGACCAGCTCTTCAGAATCTTCAGGTATACAGACTCTTGGAACAACTTTGATATTACATCCTCAGACTTTTGACAGAataatatacagtggtggccaaaatgactAGAATTTTCACCAacttaaaatggttttaagtcagttatttctgtcttttgctgtagtgtgtcagtagtagggctgggtatcgttcgaaaatgttcgataccgataccgataccgataccctgaattcgataccggttccgaacgatacttttttcgatacttttattttaagaaatgtattttaacaaggttactttttcaggatgtttgtgacactttcacatcaggcttatctctaagaccaataaacaaaggaacaaaagcacaaaatgaacaaagtgtagttaagacaatatatcagtgaatgtttttttaataaagttcaaacagttttaactcaatcagatttaagtatttgtgaggctcactgctgcttaaaggtttagttcaccccaaaatttaaattctgtcattaattatctacaaatgaagatattttggatttcTGAATCTCCCATagataaatctttgaataaagttatttttgtttactttgcacacagaagtattctcgcagcttcatataattatgattgaaccacttatatcacattgacttattttgactatgtttttggttcctttctgtgcattgaaaatgcatatccagtaaatataggaggatcagaaagatcttggattaaatccaaatgatcttcatttgtgttctgaagataaacaaaggtcttatgggtttggaacaacattagggtgagtttataatgacagaattttcatttttttggtgaactaaccttttaagatcacctgaaatcactcttcagaaaaattagcatgtaagacagatattgattcttcatggtcaattttgattgccgatgttttacaagcaaatgggctgattctgaaagcctttttaatatatttagtttacaccttaagcaagggacaagaatgaatgataatatgagtacatgaacaagatgtttattttctctattataggtacagccatttaaattagaggcaaccactgcatttagattaaaatctaaataaatgacaaaatatattataaataacaaaaaataaacgacacagttctttcttagtcgtatagacaataaatgcaaccataatcaaaataggctactctttcaaaattcaaagtgcaaacagagaccgaatcttcaagcatgatacagagctattaatAGACAACTAATTTGtcagcccacatactaataacagcctcaATATTTTATgaagcctaatttgcgcgcattggggagtcgttctctaaacttggggtattaaaattgctttaaatgcgtgtgcgcttcttacttttggtttcgtttcaacgatcccgcgaaactcggcggtgatgaacgtgcattctacaatacaagagattactttaacaaaaccttttgaaagtcagaggacacaaacgggattttgaaaagcgtgtcctcagtgaaaattatgcccctgcgtgagtgcaactctgccgctgagttatcgttttatgtgaatgtatgtcgcgttgtacctatactgagactatattgagactgaggcgccagaattgtatccgacagaatgtgtctggtgttttctcatatttgacgtgttgccagtcttggacgcgataacctttttacaaatattgcatcacatgctgttgccgtcaatattggcataatgtagcaatacttttgatcgcttatacatcgtttgcgttaaatttatgctatgctttaaagtacagtgtacattacagcctcacatttgacaagctctgggcgagtgggcgtaaccgccgtaaactattgattttcaaggcagtCTCGCCAcagctaatcaccagcatttgatccgggcacgttaaagataccgcacgttttctagctcactgacgttgacaagattatatccttgggtatcgaaatttggtaccgaacgaaaatgattttttcgatactcgatagtatcgagacaattcggtcggtgcttaaaaagtatcgaactcgatacccagccctagtcAGTAgggaatatcagtttacatttccaaacattcattttgccattaattgtaataatccggtcagatttttgtttgcacaagaagtctgacaacagccagtgctccacacagagatctgatctcatcatcatccagtctgtctggaatgacataaagaaacagaacaaacttacacagactaaatcc from Garra rufa chromosome 21, GarRuf1.0, whole genome shotgun sequence includes:
- the LOC141295447 gene encoding cyclin-dependent kinase 1: MDDYLKIEKIGEGTYGVVYKGRNKTTGQVVAMKKIRLESEEEGVPSTAVREISLLKELQHPNVVRLLDVLMQESKLYLVFEFLSMDLKKYLDSIPSGQFMDPMLVKSYLYQILEGILFCHCRRVLHRDLKPQNLLIDNKGVIKLADFGLARAFGVPVRVYTHEVVTLWYRAPEVLLGASRYSTPVDVWSIGTIFAELATKKPLFHGDSEIDQLFRIFRTLGTPNNEVWPDVESLPDYKNTFPKWKSGNLASTVKNLDKNGIDLLAKMLIYDPPKRISARQAMTHPYFDDLDKSTLPASNLKI